A window of the Hevea brasiliensis isolate MT/VB/25A 57/8 chromosome 6, ASM3005281v1, whole genome shotgun sequence genome harbors these coding sequences:
- the LOC110649235 gene encoding uncharacterized protein LOC110649235 isoform X1, translating to MVDDFMVCVDRIIASACFESVNGERDRNIEETVKNETVMPVKSNGEGCSSLKKMKETVECRICQEDDEVDSMEAPCACNGSLKFAHRKCIQRWCNKKGNITCEICNHVFSPNYSFPPARSNPDVMSIDIRQAWRESQLLALAAAERQLLQSEYEDYAVANTSSIACLRSVTLILLVVLLLFQALLVTRDIGMVQESSTLFNFQVSLLRFAGFLLPCYVMARSWYIVQSRRRQG from the exons atggTGGATGATTTCATGGTGTGTGTGGACAGAATAATTGCCTCTGCTTGCTTCGAGTCAGTTAATGGAGAACGAGACAGAAACATTGAAGAAACTGTCAAGAATGAGACTGTTATGCCTGTAAAAAGCAACGGAGAAGGGTGTTCCTCTTTAAAGAAGATGAAAGAGACTGTGGAATGTAGGATATGCCAGGAGGATGATGAGGTCGACTCAATGGAGGCTCCTTGTGCTTGCAATGGCAGCCTCAAG TTTGCTCATAGGAAGTGCATTCAGAGATGGTGCAACAAAAAAGGCAATATCACCTGTGAAATCTGCAACCAT GTCTTCTCACCAAATTATTCTTTTCCACCTGCCCGCAGCAATCCTGATGTTATGTCAATTGATATCAG GCAAGCATGGCGTGAGTCACAGCTTCTAGCTCTAGCAGCTGCTGAGCGTCAGTTACTTCAATCAGAGTATGAGGATTATGCTGTTGCTAATACAAGCAGCATTGCTTGTCTTCGATCGGTCACTCTAATT TTGCTGGTAGTTTTGCTTCTATTCCAAGCTCTACTGGTTACAAGAGATATTGGGATGGTGCAGGAATCGTCAACACTCTTCAAT TTTCAGGTTTCTCTTCTTCGTTTTGCTGGCTTTCTTTTGCCATGCTATGTAATGGCCCGATCATGGTACATTGTACAAAGCCGAAGGCGACAG GGATAA
- the LOC110649235 gene encoding uncharacterized protein LOC110649235 isoform X2 → MVDDFMVCVDRIIASACFESVNGERDRNIEETVKNETVMPVKSNGEGCSSLKKMKETVECRICQEDDEVDSMEAPCACNGSLKFAHRKCIQRWCNKKGNITCEICNHVFSPNYSFPPARSNPDVMSIDIRQAWRESQLLALAAAERQLLQSEYEDYAVANTSSIACLRSVTLILLVVLLLFQALLVTRDIGMVQESSTLFNVSLLRFAGFLLPCYVMARSWYIVQSRRRQG, encoded by the exons atggTGGATGATTTCATGGTGTGTGTGGACAGAATAATTGCCTCTGCTTGCTTCGAGTCAGTTAATGGAGAACGAGACAGAAACATTGAAGAAACTGTCAAGAATGAGACTGTTATGCCTGTAAAAAGCAACGGAGAAGGGTGTTCCTCTTTAAAGAAGATGAAAGAGACTGTGGAATGTAGGATATGCCAGGAGGATGATGAGGTCGACTCAATGGAGGCTCCTTGTGCTTGCAATGGCAGCCTCAAG TTTGCTCATAGGAAGTGCATTCAGAGATGGTGCAACAAAAAAGGCAATATCACCTGTGAAATCTGCAACCAT GTCTTCTCACCAAATTATTCTTTTCCACCTGCCCGCAGCAATCCTGATGTTATGTCAATTGATATCAG GCAAGCATGGCGTGAGTCACAGCTTCTAGCTCTAGCAGCTGCTGAGCGTCAGTTACTTCAATCAGAGTATGAGGATTATGCTGTTGCTAATACAAGCAGCATTGCTTGTCTTCGATCGGTCACTCTAATT TTGCTGGTAGTTTTGCTTCTATTCCAAGCTCTACTGGTTACAAGAGATATTGGGATGGTGCAGGAATCGTCAACACTCTTCAAT GTTTCTCTTCTTCGTTTTGCTGGCTTTCTTTTGCCATGCTATGTAATGGCCCGATCATGGTACATTGTACAAAGCCGAAGGCGACAG GGATAA